From a single Equus asinus isolate D_3611 breed Donkey chromosome 2, EquAss-T2T_v2, whole genome shotgun sequence genomic region:
- the LTB4R2 gene encoding leukotriene B4 receptor 2 isoform X1 produces MGPDPWIQDQQEPVWDSAFLLSCSFLHGLGQGLAQHLSGCILQNYLLQPHWTSHFLGFLLWPLNGHEADVKGREVSFDGIRTLALVPRSISDFSCSCDGWLCGSSRLLLTVDPSREHMSLCFPPRSSPEAVAAYSALPTSTGCRHRTGSDTLPFSFPRPFAAPNPASSQLAPCRRRRMSVCYRPPGNETLLSWKASRTTGSAFLLLAALLGLPGNGFVVWSLAGWRPARGRPLAATLVLHLALADGSVLLLTPLFVAFLTRQAWPLGQAGCKAVYYVCAFSMYASVLLTSLLSLQRCLAVTRPFLAPRLRSPALARRLLLAVWLAALLLAVPAAVYRHLWGDHLCQLCHPSPAHAAAHLSLETLTAFVLPFGLVLSCYSVTLARLRGTRWRTGRHGTRVGRLVSAIVLAFGLLWAPYHAVNILQAVAALAPPEGALARLGGAGQAARAGTTALAFFSSSVNPVLYLFTAGDLLPLAGPRFLTRLFEGSGEARGGGRSREGTLELRATSRLKVVGQSRGNGDPGGGAEKDSQGWNP; encoded by the exons atgggtCCTGATCCATGGATCCAGGATCAACAGGAGCCTGTCTGGGACTCTGCCTTTCTACTCTCCTGCTCTTTTCTCCATGGTCTAGGGCAGGGGCTAGCTCAACATCTCTCTGGCTGCATTCTCCAGAACTAcctgcttcagccacactggactAGTCACTTTCTCGGCTTTCTCCTTTGGCCACTTAATGGGCATGAGGCAGATGTGAAGGGGCGGGAGGTGTCCTTTGATGGCATCAGGACTTTAGCTTTGGTGCCCCGTTCCATCTCTGATTTCAGCTGCAGTTGTGATGGATGGTTGTGTGGAAGCTCAAGACTCTTGCTGACAGTGGACCCCTCACGTGAGCACATgtctctctgctttcctcctaGGAGTTCGCCTGAAGCTGTGGCAGCTTACTCAGCCCTCCCGACAAGTACAGGCTGCAG GCACAGGACAGGCAGCGACACCTTGCCTTTCAGCTTCCCCAGGCCCTTCGCTGCCCCCAACCCTGCCAGCTCCCAGCTGG CCCCCTGTAGGCGCAGGAGGATGTCGGTCTGCTACCGTCCCCCGGGGAATGAGACGCTGCTGAGCTGGAAGGCCTCACGGACCACAGGCTCGGCCTTCCTTCTGCTGGCGGCACTGCTGGGGCTGCCCGGCAACGGCTTTGTGGTGTGGAGCTTGGCGGGCTGGCGGCCCGCACGGGGGCGACCGCTGGCGGCCACGCTCGTGCTGCACCTGGCGCTGGCCGACGGCTCGGTGCTGCTGCTCACGCCGCTCTTCGTGGCCTTCCTGACGCGGCAGGCCTGGCCTCTGGGCCAGGCGGGCTGCAAGGCCGTGTACTACGTGTGCGCGTTCAGCATGTACGCCAGCGTCCTGCTCACCAGCCTGCTCAGCCTGCAGCGCTGCCTGGCCGTCACGCGCCCCTTCCTGGCACCGCGGCTGCGCAGTCCGGCCCTGGCCCGCCGCCTGCTGCTCGCCGTCTGGCTTGCCGCGCTGCTGCTCGCCGTGCCTGCCGCCGTCTACCGCCACCTCTGGGGGGACCACCTGTGCCAGCTGTGCCACCCGTCGCCGGCCCACGCCGCCGCGCACCTGAGCCTCGAGACTCTGACGGCCTTCGTGCTTCCCTTCGGGCTGGTGCTCAGCTGCTACAGCGTGACGCTGGCGCGGCTGCGGGGCACCCGCTGGCGCACCGGGCGGCACGGCACGCGGGTGGGCCGGCTGGTGAGCGCCATCGTGCTCGCCTTCGGCTTGCTCTGGGCGCCCTACCACGCGGTCAATATTCTGCAGGCCGTGGCCGCGCTGGCGCCGCCCGAAGGGGCCCTGGCGAGGCTCGGCGGGGCGGGCCAAGCGGCGAGAGCTGGAACGACGGCTTTGGCCTTCTTCAGCTCCAGCGTCAACCCGGTGCTCTACCTCTTCACCGCCGGCGATCTGCTGCCCCTGGCAGGTCCTCGCTTCCTCACTCGGCTCTTTGAGGGTTCCGGAGAGGCCCGAGGGGGCGGCCGCTCTAGAGAGGGGACCCTGGAGCTCCGAGCTACTTCTCGACTCAAAGTAGTGGGGCAGAGCAGGGGGAATGGAGAccccgggggcggggcggagAAGGACAGTCAGGGATGGAACCCTTGA
- the CIDEB gene encoding lipid transferase CIDEB isoform X2: MEYLSALNPSGLLRSVSNMSSEFGRRVWTSAPPPQRPFRVCDHKRTTRKGLTAATRQELLDKALETLLLSGVLTLVLEEDGTAVESEDFFQLLEDDTCLMSGVLSYGLGREKPKHSKDIARITFDVYKQNPRDLFGSLNIKATFYGLYSMSCDIQGLGPKKVLRELLRWISALLQGLGHILLGISSTLRHVVEGAEQWQLQRQGRLHRY; the protein is encoded by the exons ATGGAGTACCTCTCCGCCCTCAACCCCAGCGGCCTGCTCAG GTCAGTATCCAATATGAGCTCTGAGTTTGGCCGTAGGGTCTGGACCTCAGCTCCACCACCCCAGCGACCTTTCCGTGTCTGTGATCACAAGCGGACCACCCGGAAAGGTCTGACAGCTGCCACCCGACAGGAACTGCTAGACAAG GCATTGGAGACCCTGCTGCTGAGCGGAGTGCTGACACTGGTGCTAGAGGAGGACGGGACAGCCGTGGAGAGCGAGGACTTCTTCCAGCTGTTGGAGGATGACACGTGCCTGATG AGCGGGGTGCTGTCTTATGGTCTGGGCCGGGAGAAGCCCAAGCACAGCAAGGACATCGCCCGCATCACCTTCGACGTATACAAGCAAAACCCTCGAGACCTTTTTGGCAGCCTGAACATCAAAGCCACATTCTACGGGCTCTACTCCATGAGTTGTGACATACAAGGACTCGGCCCAAAGAAAGTACTCAG GGAGCTCCTCCGATGGATCTCCGCTCTGCTGCAAGGCCTGGGCCATATACTGCTGGGAATTTCCTCCACCCTTCGACATGTGGTAGAAGGGGCTGAGCAGTGGCAGCTGCAGCGTCAGGGTCGCCTCCATCGCTACTGA
- the LTB4R gene encoding leukotriene B4 receptor 1, whose translation MSVSTLTLQVFAMATNITSPVTPSSVSGMVIPLLAIILLSVALAVGLPGNGFVVWSILVKMRKRSVTALLVLNLAVADLAVVLTAPFFLHFLARGTWIFGSAACCLFHYVCGVSMYASVLLITAMSLDRSLAVALPFVSQKIRTKRIAWRLLAGLWVVSFLLATPVIVYRKVTSGRNNRTLICFPVYPSEGHRAFHLLFEAITGFLLPFLVVVASYSDIGRRLQARRFRRSRRTGRLVVLIILTFAAFWLPYHVVNLADAGRALAGKASGSGLVGHRLFLARQVLIALAFLSSSVNPVLYACAGGGLLRSAGVGFVAKMLEGTGSEMSSTRRGGTLNLTVKGAPTSPEPAPSESLTLSTNPLE comes from the coding sequence ATGAGTGTGTCCACTCTCACTCTCCAGGTCTTTGCAATGGCCACAAACATTACATCTCCTGTAACACCCTCCTCAGTAAGTGGCATGGTCATCCCTCTGCTGGCTATCATCCTACTGTCAGTGGCGCTGGCTGTGGGCCTTCCTGGCAACGGCTTTGTGGTGTGGAGCATCCTGGTAAAGATGCGGAAGCGCTCTGTCACTGCCCTGCTGGTGCTGAACTTAGCTGTGGCTGACTTGGCTGTAGTGCTCACTGCCCCCTTTTTCCTCCACTTCCTGGCCCGAGGCACCTGGATTTTTGGATCAGCTGCCTGCTGCCTGTTCCACTATGTCTGTGGAGTCAGCATGTATGCCAGTGTCCTGCTTATTACGGCCATGAGTCTGGACCGCTCGCTGGCAGTGGCCCTCCCCTTTGTGTCCCAGAAGATCCGCACCAAGAGGATTGCCTGGCGGCTGCTGGCAGGCCTCTGGGTGGTGTCCTTTCTGCTGGCCACGCCCGTCATCGTATACCGCAAAGTAACCTCGGGACGCAACAACAGGACCCTGATCTGCTTCCCAGTGTACCCCAGTGAGGGACACAGGGCCTTCCACCTGCTCTTCGAGGCCATCACTGGCTTCCTGCTGCCCTTCCTGGTCGTGGTGGCCAGCTACTCCGACATCGGGCGCAGGCTGCAGGCCAGGCGCTTTCGCCGCAGCCGCCGCACGGGTCGCCTGGTGGTGCTCATCATCTTGACCTTCGCTGCCTTCTGGCTGCCCTACCACGTGGTGAACCTGGCCGATGCGGGCCGCGCGCTGGCTGGCAAGGCCTCTGGGTCCGGGCTGGTGGGGCACCGGCTGTTCCTGGCCCGCCAGGTGCTCATCGCGCTGGCCTTCCTGAGCAGCAGCGTGAACCCCGTGCTGTACGCGTGCGCCGGCGGCGGCCTGCTGCGCTCAGCGGGCGTGGGCTTCGTTGCCAAGATGCTGGAGGGCACCGGCTCCGAGATGTCCAGCACGCGCCGTGGGGGCACCCTGAACCTGACTGTAAAGGGCGCCCCCACCTCCCCCGAGCCTGCACCCTCCGAGAGCCTCACTCTCTCCACCAACCCTCTCGAATGA
- the CIDEB gene encoding lipid transferase CIDEB isoform X3, translating to MSSEFGRRVWTSAPPPQRPFRVCDHKRTTRKGLTAATRQELLDKALETLLLSGVLTLVLEEDGTAVESEDFFQLLEDDTCLMVLESGQSWSPIRSGVLSYGLGREKPKHSKDIARITFDVYKQNPRDLFGSLNIKATFYGLYSMSCDIQGLGPKKVLRELLRWISALLQGLGHILLGISSTLRHVVEGAEQWQLQRQGRLHRY from the exons ATGAGCTCTGAGTTTGGCCGTAGGGTCTGGACCTCAGCTCCACCACCCCAGCGACCTTTCCGTGTCTGTGATCACAAGCGGACCACCCGGAAAGGTCTGACAGCTGCCACCCGACAGGAACTGCTAGACAAG GCATTGGAGACCCTGCTGCTGAGCGGAGTGCTGACACTGGTGCTAGAGGAGGACGGGACAGCCGTGGAGAGCGAGGACTTCTTCCAGCTGTTGGAGGATGACACGTGCCTGATGGTACTGGAGTCCGGGCAGAGCTGGAGCCCCATCAGG AGCGGGGTGCTGTCTTATGGTCTGGGCCGGGAGAAGCCCAAGCACAGCAAGGACATCGCCCGCATCACCTTCGACGTATACAAGCAAAACCCTCGAGACCTTTTTGGCAGCCTGAACATCAAAGCCACATTCTACGGGCTCTACTCCATGAGTTGTGACATACAAGGACTCGGCCCAAAGAAAGTACTCAG GGAGCTCCTCCGATGGATCTCCGCTCTGCTGCAAGGCCTGGGCCATATACTGCTGGGAATTTCCTCCACCCTTCGACATGTGGTAGAAGGGGCTGAGCAGTGGCAGCTGCAGCGTCAGGGTCGCCTCCATCGCTACTGA
- the CIDEB gene encoding lipid transferase CIDEB isoform X4, producing MSSEFGRRVWTSAPPPQRPFRVCDHKRTTRKGLTAATRQELLDKALETLLLSGVLTLVLEEDGTAVESEDFFQLLEDDTCLMSGVLSYGLGREKPKHSKDIARITFDVYKQNPRDLFGSLNIKATFYGLYSMSCDIQGLGPKKVLRELLRWISALLQGLGHILLGISSTLRHVVEGAEQWQLQRQGRLHRY from the exons ATGAGCTCTGAGTTTGGCCGTAGGGTCTGGACCTCAGCTCCACCACCCCAGCGACCTTTCCGTGTCTGTGATCACAAGCGGACCACCCGGAAAGGTCTGACAGCTGCCACCCGACAGGAACTGCTAGACAAG GCATTGGAGACCCTGCTGCTGAGCGGAGTGCTGACACTGGTGCTAGAGGAGGACGGGACAGCCGTGGAGAGCGAGGACTTCTTCCAGCTGTTGGAGGATGACACGTGCCTGATG AGCGGGGTGCTGTCTTATGGTCTGGGCCGGGAGAAGCCCAAGCACAGCAAGGACATCGCCCGCATCACCTTCGACGTATACAAGCAAAACCCTCGAGACCTTTTTGGCAGCCTGAACATCAAAGCCACATTCTACGGGCTCTACTCCATGAGTTGTGACATACAAGGACTCGGCCCAAAGAAAGTACTCAG GGAGCTCCTCCGATGGATCTCCGCTCTGCTGCAAGGCCTGGGCCATATACTGCTGGGAATTTCCTCCACCCTTCGACATGTGGTAGAAGGGGCTGAGCAGTGGCAGCTGCAGCGTCAGGGTCGCCTCCATCGCTACTGA
- the CIDEB gene encoding lipid transferase CIDEB isoform X1, which produces MEYLSALNPSGLLRSVSNMSSEFGRRVWTSAPPPQRPFRVCDHKRTTRKGLTAATRQELLDKALETLLLSGVLTLVLEEDGTAVESEDFFQLLEDDTCLMVLESGQSWSPIRSGVLSYGLGREKPKHSKDIARITFDVYKQNPRDLFGSLNIKATFYGLYSMSCDIQGLGPKKVLRELLRWISALLQGLGHILLGISSTLRHVVEGAEQWQLQRQGRLHRY; this is translated from the exons ATGGAGTACCTCTCCGCCCTCAACCCCAGCGGCCTGCTCAG GTCAGTATCCAATATGAGCTCTGAGTTTGGCCGTAGGGTCTGGACCTCAGCTCCACCACCCCAGCGACCTTTCCGTGTCTGTGATCACAAGCGGACCACCCGGAAAGGTCTGACAGCTGCCACCCGACAGGAACTGCTAGACAAG GCATTGGAGACCCTGCTGCTGAGCGGAGTGCTGACACTGGTGCTAGAGGAGGACGGGACAGCCGTGGAGAGCGAGGACTTCTTCCAGCTGTTGGAGGATGACACGTGCCTGATGGTACTGGAGTCCGGGCAGAGCTGGAGCCCCATCAGG AGCGGGGTGCTGTCTTATGGTCTGGGCCGGGAGAAGCCCAAGCACAGCAAGGACATCGCCCGCATCACCTTCGACGTATACAAGCAAAACCCTCGAGACCTTTTTGGCAGCCTGAACATCAAAGCCACATTCTACGGGCTCTACTCCATGAGTTGTGACATACAAGGACTCGGCCCAAAGAAAGTACTCAG GGAGCTCCTCCGATGGATCTCCGCTCTGCTGCAAGGCCTGGGCCATATACTGCTGGGAATTTCCTCCACCCTTCGACATGTGGTAGAAGGGGCTGAGCAGTGGCAGCTGCAGCGTCAGGGTCGCCTCCATCGCTACTGA
- the LTB4R2 gene encoding leukotriene B4 receptor 2 isoform X2 — protein MSVCYRPPGNETLLSWKASRTTGSAFLLLAALLGLPGNGFVVWSLAGWRPARGRPLAATLVLHLALADGSVLLLTPLFVAFLTRQAWPLGQAGCKAVYYVCAFSMYASVLLTSLLSLQRCLAVTRPFLAPRLRSPALARRLLLAVWLAALLLAVPAAVYRHLWGDHLCQLCHPSPAHAAAHLSLETLTAFVLPFGLVLSCYSVTLARLRGTRWRTGRHGTRVGRLVSAIVLAFGLLWAPYHAVNILQAVAALAPPEGALARLGGAGQAARAGTTALAFFSSSVNPVLYLFTAGDLLPLAGPRFLTRLFEGSGEARGGGRSREGTLELRATSRLKVVGQSRGNGDPGGGAEKDSQGWNP, from the coding sequence ATGTCGGTCTGCTACCGTCCCCCGGGGAATGAGACGCTGCTGAGCTGGAAGGCCTCACGGACCACAGGCTCGGCCTTCCTTCTGCTGGCGGCACTGCTGGGGCTGCCCGGCAACGGCTTTGTGGTGTGGAGCTTGGCGGGCTGGCGGCCCGCACGGGGGCGACCGCTGGCGGCCACGCTCGTGCTGCACCTGGCGCTGGCCGACGGCTCGGTGCTGCTGCTCACGCCGCTCTTCGTGGCCTTCCTGACGCGGCAGGCCTGGCCTCTGGGCCAGGCGGGCTGCAAGGCCGTGTACTACGTGTGCGCGTTCAGCATGTACGCCAGCGTCCTGCTCACCAGCCTGCTCAGCCTGCAGCGCTGCCTGGCCGTCACGCGCCCCTTCCTGGCACCGCGGCTGCGCAGTCCGGCCCTGGCCCGCCGCCTGCTGCTCGCCGTCTGGCTTGCCGCGCTGCTGCTCGCCGTGCCTGCCGCCGTCTACCGCCACCTCTGGGGGGACCACCTGTGCCAGCTGTGCCACCCGTCGCCGGCCCACGCCGCCGCGCACCTGAGCCTCGAGACTCTGACGGCCTTCGTGCTTCCCTTCGGGCTGGTGCTCAGCTGCTACAGCGTGACGCTGGCGCGGCTGCGGGGCACCCGCTGGCGCACCGGGCGGCACGGCACGCGGGTGGGCCGGCTGGTGAGCGCCATCGTGCTCGCCTTCGGCTTGCTCTGGGCGCCCTACCACGCGGTCAATATTCTGCAGGCCGTGGCCGCGCTGGCGCCGCCCGAAGGGGCCCTGGCGAGGCTCGGCGGGGCGGGCCAAGCGGCGAGAGCTGGAACGACGGCTTTGGCCTTCTTCAGCTCCAGCGTCAACCCGGTGCTCTACCTCTTCACCGCCGGCGATCTGCTGCCCCTGGCAGGTCCTCGCTTCCTCACTCGGCTCTTTGAGGGTTCCGGAGAGGCCCGAGGGGGCGGCCGCTCTAGAGAGGGGACCCTGGAGCTCCGAGCTACTTCTCGACTCAAAGTAGTGGGGCAGAGCAGGGGGAATGGAGAccccgggggcggggcggagAAGGACAGTCAGGGATGGAACCCTTGA